In the Lates calcarifer isolate ASB-BC8 linkage group LG24, TLL_Latcal_v3, whole genome shotgun sequence genome, one interval contains:
- the agtr1b gene encoding type-1 angiotensin II receptor isoform X1, with the protein MTATSPHPSLSISMTVTIDCSKRGLAEALAQGLYQSPQTHPADRAPCLKVPGSGTKKGKMKNITTGATDRLVLTCGMSGHHEIIFTLVPIVYGCNFVIGIIGNSMVVAVIYCYMKFKTVANIFVLNLAVSDLTFLITLPMWATFTATGYHWPFGGFLCKASAGLVIFNLYTSIFFLTALSIDRYLAIVHPVRSRRFRTVVYARITCVVIWLFAFVLSVPTALTRDVHNLTDSNTTVCGILHPKNENVQRLKELRLAISLMKSLLGFLVPFVIIITCYCLIGRALLGAKHIQKSSRSRDDEVLHMLAAAVLAFFLCWMPHQVFHFMEVLTQLKLVENCAIVEIIDTAMPFTICIAYFNSCVNPIVYGFVGRSFRKNLLRLLRCSPGGPTRPHPSISSKMSALSFRASEALSLTSKSKSSSDVK; encoded by the exons ATGACAGCCACTTCGCCTCATCCATCACTATCCATCTCCATGACAGTTACGATAGACTGCAGCAAGAGAG GACTCGCTGAGGCCCTTGCCCAAGGCCTGTATCAGTCACCACAGACGCACCCTGCCGACAGGGCCCCTTGTTTAAAAGTCCCAGGATCTGGCactaaaaaagggaaaatgaagaATATAACGACAGGAGCGACAGACAGGTTAGTTCTGACATGCGGTATGTCTGGACACCATGAAATCATCTTCACCCTGGTGCCCATCGTCTATGGCTGTAACTTTGTCATCGGCATTATTGGAAACAGTATGGTGGTGGCCGTCATCTACTGCTACATGAAGTTCAAGACAGTGGCCAACATTTTTGTCCTCAACCTTGCTGTGTCTGACCTCACCTTCCTCATCACTTTGCCCATGTGGGCGACCTTCACTGCCACAGGCTATCACTGGCCCTTTGGGGGATTCCTGTGCAAGGCCAGCGCAGGGCTGGTGATTTTTAACCTCTACACCAGCATCTTCTTCCTCACAGCACTCAGCATTGACCGGTACCTGGCCATTGTCCACCCAGTGCGATCACGCAGGTTCCGCACCGTGGTGTACGCACGCATCACCTGCGTAGTGATCTGGCTTTTTGCCTTTGTGCTTAGTGTTCCCACAGCACTGACCAGAGATGTCCACAACCTCACAGACTCTAACACCACAGTGTGTGGCATTCTGCACCcgaaaaatgaaaatgtccaGAGGTTGAAAGAGCTCCGGCTGGCCATCAGCCTGATGAAAAGCTTGCTGGGCTTCCTGGTGCcctttgtcatcatcatcacctgtTACTGCCTCATCGGACGGGCGCTGCTGGGGGCAAAACACATCCAGAAAAGCTCCCGTTCCCGCGACGACGAGGTATTGCATATGCTCGCAGCAGCTGTCCTGGCCTTCTTCCTGTGCTGGATGCCCCATCAGGTGTTCCATTTCATGGAGGTGCTCACCCAGCTGAAACTGGTGGAGAACTGTGCCATCGTGGAAATCATAGACACCGCCATGCCCTTCACCATCTGCATCGCCTACTTCAACAGTTGTGTTAACCCTATTGTGTACGGCTTTGTGGGGCGCAGCTTTCGCAAAAACTTATTACGGCTGTTGCGCTGCTCGCCAGGTGGACCCACCAGGCCTCACCCGAGCATTAGCTCCAAGATGAGCGCCCTGTCCTTCCGTGCCTCGGAAGCACTGAGTCTAACATCCAAAAGTAAGAGCTCCTCTGACGTTAAgtga
- the agtr1b gene encoding type-1 angiotensin II receptor isoform X2 — translation MKNITTGATDRLVLTCGMSGHHEIIFTLVPIVYGCNFVIGIIGNSMVVAVIYCYMKFKTVANIFVLNLAVSDLTFLITLPMWATFTATGYHWPFGGFLCKASAGLVIFNLYTSIFFLTALSIDRYLAIVHPVRSRRFRTVVYARITCVVIWLFAFVLSVPTALTRDVHNLTDSNTTVCGILHPKNENVQRLKELRLAISLMKSLLGFLVPFVIIITCYCLIGRALLGAKHIQKSSRSRDDEVLHMLAAAVLAFFLCWMPHQVFHFMEVLTQLKLVENCAIVEIIDTAMPFTICIAYFNSCVNPIVYGFVGRSFRKNLLRLLRCSPGGPTRPHPSISSKMSALSFRASEALSLTSKSKSSSDVK, via the coding sequence atgaagaATATAACGACAGGAGCGACAGACAGGTTAGTTCTGACATGCGGTATGTCTGGACACCATGAAATCATCTTCACCCTGGTGCCCATCGTCTATGGCTGTAACTTTGTCATCGGCATTATTGGAAACAGTATGGTGGTGGCCGTCATCTACTGCTACATGAAGTTCAAGACAGTGGCCAACATTTTTGTCCTCAACCTTGCTGTGTCTGACCTCACCTTCCTCATCACTTTGCCCATGTGGGCGACCTTCACTGCCACAGGCTATCACTGGCCCTTTGGGGGATTCCTGTGCAAGGCCAGCGCAGGGCTGGTGATTTTTAACCTCTACACCAGCATCTTCTTCCTCACAGCACTCAGCATTGACCGGTACCTGGCCATTGTCCACCCAGTGCGATCACGCAGGTTCCGCACCGTGGTGTACGCACGCATCACCTGCGTAGTGATCTGGCTTTTTGCCTTTGTGCTTAGTGTTCCCACAGCACTGACCAGAGATGTCCACAACCTCACAGACTCTAACACCACAGTGTGTGGCATTCTGCACCcgaaaaatgaaaatgtccaGAGGTTGAAAGAGCTCCGGCTGGCCATCAGCCTGATGAAAAGCTTGCTGGGCTTCCTGGTGCcctttgtcatcatcatcacctgtTACTGCCTCATCGGACGGGCGCTGCTGGGGGCAAAACACATCCAGAAAAGCTCCCGTTCCCGCGACGACGAGGTATTGCATATGCTCGCAGCAGCTGTCCTGGCCTTCTTCCTGTGCTGGATGCCCCATCAGGTGTTCCATTTCATGGAGGTGCTCACCCAGCTGAAACTGGTGGAGAACTGTGCCATCGTGGAAATCATAGACACCGCCATGCCCTTCACCATCTGCATCGCCTACTTCAACAGTTGTGTTAACCCTATTGTGTACGGCTTTGTGGGGCGCAGCTTTCGCAAAAACTTATTACGGCTGTTGCGCTGCTCGCCAGGTGGACCCACCAGGCCTCACCCGAGCATTAGCTCCAAGATGAGCGCCCTGTCCTTCCGTGCCTCGGAAGCACTGAGTCTAACATCCAAAAGTAAGAGCTCCTCTGACGTTAAgtga